A DNA window from Ranitomeya imitator isolate aRanImi1 chromosome 2, aRanImi1.pri, whole genome shotgun sequence contains the following coding sequences:
- the LOC138663510 gene encoding oocyte zinc finger protein XlCOF22-like isoform X3, with the protein MVSTISDPLSEDLLYKKIFLIYPSRMDMDRDKLAERILHLTLEILFRLTGEDYIVVKKTSSDRCQDPVSEIWGRPLSPITEPPPHTLIHEDINDQKILELAYKMIELLTGEVPIRCQDVAVYFSMEEWEYLEGHKHLYKEVIMEVPQPLTSPDLSSKRTTPERCPRPLLPQDCKQEDPNVPQDHQREDLTHINTTETYVRGDEWCKEETPTYEYPDDCTWRSEGHLTSSVFKSDDLEIIQDSIEENAITSDVPSSLNSKDQSSDSLKQVLSSDSLLTAKEYQTHKKSGSSFPLKKNFLKHQKFHTAEKRFTCSICRKCFSRKSSLASHKRIHTGEKPFSCSDCGKCFTEKSSLVRHQRSHRGEKLFSCSECRKCFSQKSNLASHKRIHTGEKPFSCSECGKCFTDKSGLVRHQRNHKGEKLFSCSECLKHFSRKAHLDSHQRTHTGEKPFSCSECGKCFVDKATLVKHQRTHTGEKPFSCSECGKCFYQKSDFVKHQRIHTGEKPFSCSECGKYFNQKPGYIKHQRIHTGEKPFSCSECGKCFTQKPDYVKHQRIHTGEKPFSCSECGKCFNQKAHLVCHQRTHTGEKPFSCSECGKCFVKKSSLLRHQSIHTLEKPFSCS; encoded by the exons gtctctacaatatcggatcctctcagtgaagatcttctatataagaaaattttcctgatttacccatcaaggatggatatggacagagacaagttggcggagaggatattacacctcaccctagagatcctcttccgtcttactggagag gattacatagtagtgaagaagacctctagtgatcgctgtcaggaccctgtgtctgagatatggggaagacccctgagcccaatcacggaacCTCCACCTCACacactgatccatgaggacatcaatgaccagaagatcctagaactcgcctacaagatgattgagctgctgactggagag gttcctataagatgtcaggatgtcgccgtctatttctccatggaggagtgggagtatttagaaggacacaaacatCTGTACAAGGAAGTCatcatggaggttccccagcccctcacatcaccag atctatccagtaagaggacaacaccagagagatgtccccgtcctcttcttccacaggactgtaaacaagaagatcctaatgttcctcaggatcatcag cgtgaagatctgacccatattaatactacagagacatatgtgaggggtgatgagtggtgtaaagaggagactcctacatatgaatacccag atgactgtacctggagatcagagggacatctgacatcttcagtttttaaatcagatgatcttgagatcatCCAGGATTCTATTGAAGAGAATGCCATTACTTCAGATGTTCCATCATCCCTTAACAGCAAAGATCAATCATCTGATTCTTTGAAACAGGTTctctcttctgattcattactgactgctAAGGAATATCAAACTCACAAAAAAAGTGGAAGTAGTTTTCCTCTCAAAAAGAATTTTCTTAAACATCAAAAATTTCACACAGCAGAGAAAAGATTTACTTGTTCCATTTGTAGGAAATGTTTTAGCCGGAAATCAAGTCTTGCTAGTcacaagagaattcacacaggagagaagccattttcatgttcagattgtggaaaatgttttacagagaaatcaagtcttgtGAGACATCAGAGAAGTCATAGAGGGGAGAAGCttttctcatgttcagaatgtcggaaatgttttagccagaaatcaaatCTTGCTAGTcacaagagaattcacacaggagagaagccattttcatgttcagaatgtggaaaatgttttacagacaaATCAGGTCTTGTGAGACATCAGAGAAATCATAAAGGGGAGAAGCttttctcatgttcagaatgtctgAAACATTTTAGccggaaagcgcatcttgatagccaccagagaacccacacaggggaaaagcctttttcatgttcagaatgtgggaaatgttttgtagatAAAGCaactcttgttaaacatcagagaactcacacaggggagaagccattctcctgttcagaatgtgggaaatgtttttatcagaaatcagattttgttaagcaccagagaattcatacaggggagaagcctttttcatgttcagaatgtgggaaatattttaaccagaaaccAGGTTatattaagcaccagagaattcatacaggggagaagccattttcatgttcagaatgtgggaaatgttttacccagaaaccagattatgttaagcaccagagaattcatacaggggagaagcctttttcctgttcagaatgtggaaaatgttttaaccagaaagcgcatcttgtttgtcaccagagaactcacacaggggaaaagcctttttcatgttcagaatgtgggaaatgttttgttaaGAAATCCTCTCTTCTTCGTCACCAGAGCATTCACACactggagaagcctttttcatgttcttaa
- the LOC138663510 gene encoding oocyte zinc finger protein XlCOF22-like isoform X2 has translation MDMDRDKLAERILHLTLEILFRLTGEDYIVVKKTSSDRCQDPVSEIWGRPLSPITEPPPHTLIHEDINDQKILELAYKMIELLTGEVPIRCQDVAVYFSMEEWEYLEGHKHLYKEVIMEVPQPLTSPDLSSKRTTPERCPRPLLPQDCKQEDPNVPQDHQREDLTHINTTETYVRGDEWCKEETPTYEYPDDCTWRSEGHLTSSVFKSDDLEIIQDSIEENAITSDVPSSLNSKDQSSDSLKQVLSSDSLLTAKEYQTHKKSGSSFPLKKNFLKHQKFHTAEKRFTCSICRKCFSRKSSLASHKRIHTGEKPFSCSDCGKCFTEKSSLVRHQRSHRGEKLFSCSECRKCFSQKSNLASHKRIHTGEKPFSCSECGKCFTDKSGLVRHQRNHKGEKLFSCSECLKHFSRKAHLDSHQRTHTGEKPFSCSECGKCFVDKATLVKHQRTHTGEKPFSCSECGKCFYQKSDFVKHQRIHTGEKPFSCSECGKYFNQKPGYIKHQRIHTGEKPFSCSECGKCFTQKPDYVKHQRIHTGEKPFSCSECGKCFNQKAHLVCHQRTHTGEKPFSCSECGKCFVKKSSLLRHQSIHTLEKPFSCS, from the exons atggatatggacagagacaagttggcggagaggatattacacctcaccctagagatcctcttccgtcttactggagag gattacatagtagtgaagaagacctctagtgatcgctgtcaggaccctgtgtctgagatatggggaagacccctgagcccaatcacggaacCTCCACCTCACacactgatccatgaggacatcaatgaccagaagatcctagaactcgcctacaagatgattgagctgctgactggagag gttcctataagatgtcaggatgtcgccgtctatttctccatggaggagtgggagtatttagaaggacacaaacatCTGTACAAGGAAGTCatcatggaggttccccagcccctcacatcaccag atctatccagtaagaggacaacaccagagagatgtccccgtcctcttcttccacaggactgtaaacaagaagatcctaatgttcctcaggatcatcag cgtgaagatctgacccatattaatactacagagacatatgtgaggggtgatgagtggtgtaaagaggagactcctacatatgaatacccag atgactgtacctggagatcagagggacatctgacatcttcagtttttaaatcagatgatcttgagatcatCCAGGATTCTATTGAAGAGAATGCCATTACTTCAGATGTTCCATCATCCCTTAACAGCAAAGATCAATCATCTGATTCTTTGAAACAGGTTctctcttctgattcattactgactgctAAGGAATATCAAACTCACAAAAAAAGTGGAAGTAGTTTTCCTCTCAAAAAGAATTTTCTTAAACATCAAAAATTTCACACAGCAGAGAAAAGATTTACTTGTTCCATTTGTAGGAAATGTTTTAGCCGGAAATCAAGTCTTGCTAGTcacaagagaattcacacaggagagaagccattttcatgttcagattgtggaaaatgttttacagagaaatcaagtcttgtGAGACATCAGAGAAGTCATAGAGGGGAGAAGCttttctcatgttcagaatgtcggaaatgttttagccagaaatcaaatCTTGCTAGTcacaagagaattcacacaggagagaagccattttcatgttcagaatgtggaaaatgttttacagacaaATCAGGTCTTGTGAGACATCAGAGAAATCATAAAGGGGAGAAGCttttctcatgttcagaatgtctgAAACATTTTAGccggaaagcgcatcttgatagccaccagagaacccacacaggggaaaagcctttttcatgttcagaatgtgggaaatgttttgtagatAAAGCaactcttgttaaacatcagagaactcacacaggggagaagccattctcctgttcagaatgtgggaaatgtttttatcagaaatcagattttgttaagcaccagagaattcatacaggggagaagcctttttcatgttcagaatgtgggaaatattttaaccagaaaccAGGTTatattaagcaccagagaattcatacaggggagaagccattttcatgttcagaatgtgggaaatgttttacccagaaaccagattatgttaagcaccagagaattcatacaggggagaagcctttttcctgttcagaatgtggaaaatgttttaaccagaaagcgcatcttgtttgtcaccagagaactcacacaggggaaaagcctttttcatgttcagaatgtgggaaatgttttgttaaGAAATCCTCTCTTCTTCGTCACCAGAGCATTCACACactggagaagcctttttcatgttcttaa